In a genomic window of Bordetella petrii:
- a CDS encoding NAD(P)-dependent oxidoreductase — MEFLPLFHSLQGRTVLVVGGGSVALRKARLLHDAGARLRVVALRVHPELPALAADLRQRAYAHTDLDGVALAVAATDQAGLNAAVSAQAQARGIPVNVVDSPTLCSAIFPAIVDRSPLVVAVGSGGHAPVLARLVRAKIETSLSARYGQLAGLARQFRSQVKARLPNVQQRRIFWEDTFQGPVAEALLGGQPDLARQLLEARLAGAAPQVSGEVYWVGAGPGDPDLLTFRALRLMQQADIVLGGPGVPPAIVDLCRRDADRIAPRPPATGAGPCCSQQLADLASPGKRVLLLLAGNAVSQEHDTVRDTLAARGIAFQVVPGVASGPAPPAPE; from the coding sequence ATGGAATTCCTTCCGCTTTTCCACTCCCTGCAAGGCCGCACCGTCCTGGTCGTCGGTGGGGGAAGCGTGGCATTGCGCAAGGCGCGGCTACTGCACGACGCCGGCGCGCGACTGCGCGTGGTGGCCCTGCGCGTGCATCCCGAACTTCCCGCCCTGGCCGCCGACCTGCGCCAGCGCGCCTACGCCCACACCGACCTCGACGGCGTCGCCCTGGCAGTTGCCGCCACCGACCAGGCCGGGCTCAACGCCGCCGTATCGGCGCAGGCCCAGGCGCGCGGCATCCCGGTCAACGTGGTCGACTCCCCCACCCTGTGCAGCGCCATCTTTCCCGCCATCGTCGATCGTTCACCACTGGTGGTGGCGGTGGGCAGTGGCGGCCATGCCCCGGTTCTGGCCCGGCTGGTGCGCGCCAAGATCGAAACCTCGTTGTCGGCCCGCTACGGCCAGCTGGCTGGCTTGGCCAGGCAATTCCGCAGCCAGGTCAAGGCACGGCTGCCCAATGTGCAGCAGCGCCGCATCTTCTGGGAAGACACCTTCCAGGGCCCGGTGGCCGAGGCCTTGCTCGGCGGCCAGCCCGACCTGGCGCGGCAACTGCTCGAAGCCCGGCTGGCCGGCGCCGCGCCGCAGGTATCTGGCGAGGTCTACTGGGTGGGCGCCGGTCCGGGCGACCCCGACCTGCTCACCTTCCGCGCGCTGCGCCTGATGCAGCAAGCCGACATCGTGCTGGGCGGGCCCGGCGTGCCGCCCGCCATCGTCGACCTGTGCCGCCGCGACGCCGACCGTATCGCACCACGCCCGCCGGCCACGGGCGCCGGCCCGTGCTGCAGCCAGCAACTGGCCGACTTGGCCAGCCCGGGCAAACGGGTGCTGCTGCTGCTTGCCGGCAACGCCGTCAGCCAAGAGCACGACACCGTGCGCGACACCCTGGCGGCACGCGGCATCGCGTTCCAGGTGGTGCCGGGCGTGGCCAGCGGCCCCGCTCCCCCCGCTCCTGAGTAA